A window of Anabas testudineus chromosome 7, fAnaTes1.2, whole genome shotgun sequence genomic DNA:
CACGTATGTTTGTTGAAATTACTTGATGGCAAATCTactttcctcattttctttgtgtgaccATGCATTAACTTAGTGTCATATTAATATATCTAATATCAAACTGAATCTATACTGATGGAAGAAATAGAGACGTGCTTTAATTATTAACAATGTGTTCGTagctgacagagcagagtcCAAACTAATATTGAGGGTTATCTTCATCACTACGTGACCTCCAGATACATATAAGCAGATGAAGCAAAAAGAGTTTAGTGTGTCCAAGGTTGAGAATGCTGAAAACAGATGATCAAACCAGAAGGATGTCCTGTTTGTAATTAGTTTCCCCCCCCCATGGTCACAGAATTACATCATTACATAACCATAATCTACAAAATAATGTCTTCTTTATTATCCCACGCAtttctaatttgttttaaatcaccCTGATGAGGGCCCTGTGCTGAAATGCGCTGGCACCACAAAGTAGATCATGGCCAGGTTCTTCTGTACCACACCTTGTTCTATGCCACAGGACCGGAGCAGCGGTTCTTTAGCCcgtgacacaaaacaaaaacctgtctgctgatgctgctgtaCTGCAGATGTGAAAGCCAGATGTTTGGCTGCGCCGTGTGATCGCTGATGTGTCCGCTGATTGATTCTGTTGACAGGAAGCAGTGCGCTGTGGGATCCACAGGACGGTGCATGCTGGAGAGGCGGGCCCGGCGTCCGTGGTGAGAGAGGTAAGACGCTCAACAATAACGCGTGACATTTCTGAGAGGGGTGGTAGAGTCATCTGAGAGCCTAATTATCCTGAGTGTTCAGCTCTGAAGAACATGCAACAGCagttaaacaaaacactgaagtcaCACACCAAAAATTAGATatgaataaaacagcttttgGCCAGAACTcaagaaacacaggaagaactAAGTGATGTTCTTATTTTGAATGTTGAGCATTTCGTCTCCAGAGAAAAACATGCCaaagtatatgtgtgtatagaCTGGGATGGTTTATTACTGTTTGTATCTCAGCAGCTATGTTTCAGACTCCTTTAATAAACAGTACTGTCCAAGTAAGTCGCCCTATAAATGGGAATTCAGCTATACCACTAAGGCATGTTTACCTTGTGACCGTCTGAACCGTCTATTTCAGGCTGTGGAAGTGCTCAAAGCTGAACGTATTGGGCACGGCTACAGGACCCTGGATGACAAGGCCCTGTACAAAAAGCTGCTGGCTCAGAAAATGCACTTTGAGGTAAGGAACCAAACAAAACCCTCATCGTCCTCATCCTTCATCATTTGATCTCATCAATAAAGCTGAATAACTATTGAAGGGttgaaaagctgaaatgtggCACATGATACATGTAGACTCAGCACATAGTGCACAGCCCCCTGCACATTCACAGTAAGCTGTAGTAAACTGAACAGTGTCAACAAGTTGAAACAATGAACAAGAAGTTCTGCACTCTCGCTCTGCGCCGATCATCTAAATAGCTTGGAATTTAGATGATGTTAACATCTGTCCTGTGTTTCATATGAAATGTTGTGGTGCTACCAcggttagttagttagttagttagttagttagttagttagttagtggttgcaaatgtgcagaaatgtacCTGTTATATAATCTGTTGAATGAACTCTGCCCTGTTCATCACCAAACACTGATAATTTCTCGGGCAGAACATAGGAGTGTTTATACAGCACCCAGTGAGGACCCAGTCATACACTGACCTCTGCTGGAGACTGGAAGGAGAACAGCTGCAGTAATTCTGTTTCTTAAAGCgttgtgtgtgttgggatgATTGCAGGTGTGTCCCATTTCCAGTAAGCTGACAGGTGCCTGGAATCTAGAATTCACCGAGCATCCCATCATCACGTGAGCATCGTTCTGCACGACAGTCTCGTATTAGCTGTGAATCCAAAGCACATGTGGACACAAACCTGTTCGGATTTCACTGTTTCCCTTTGTGCAGGTTCATGAAGGACAAAGCGAACTACTCCCTGAACACAGATGACCCTCTGATCTTAAACTCAACCCTGAACGACGACTACCGCaccgcgcacacacacatgggcTTCACTGAGGAGGAATTCAAACGCCTGGTGAGATCAAACGCCTGAATAATTACAGCAGTAGTTCACAGAAGACATTTGAATATGGTTTGAAATGATAGCAGGGGTGGAGATGCTCGGTGCATGGTAATGCTAATTAAAGCAGGAACAAAAGCTTCTATGAAAGAAGTATCCCAGTGCTCAGTGAGCAGCCTCAGCCCAGTTTAATAACTACTGGTCCTAATGCATTTCAAACTATATGGCTCTCAATCAGACGTTATTAGGTTTGCATATGGACTGAGGTTTCAAATGATcgttaaaggaatagtttgacattttgggaaataaaaTGATTCTCCTACTTGTCAAGACTTGATGACGAGATGACTGATACCACTAATATCTGCACGGTAGATAGGATGTTACAGCCATGAGATGAGACAGGGCAACAACCAGGAGGTAACATAATGTGCCCATTAGCAACTAGAAAGATGTGGAATTACAGTACCACATTATGTCTTGTTTGACCAAAGTGTGACGGGAAAAAGAAACTACAGATTGTGGTTTTATGGTTTCTGCAGTCTGTTCATGTGTATTTAACAAGGCAGTTAAGTTCTATGGAGCAATGCTGTTAATAGTGATTCAGTGCAGTTTAAAGACTTGCTGTTCAATATTTATTGTTTGCTTTTAGACGATGTAGCTACCTTTATACTAAGGTAGCTAAGTCTAAAATAAGAGATGGTTAGCTGCAGTGCAGTATGCAATACTGAAGAATATACAAACTGTACACTAAATGTGTCTCGTGTCCTGCAGAACATCTGTTCTGCTGAGTCGTGCTTCCTGCCtgacaaagagaagagagagctgctcaACACACTGCATGCAGCCTACGGGTTGATCCAGACAACTGCCTTTTAAAATCGACAAGGACGTCTGATGACAGAATATGACACAACCCAGGGACAAATCTCTCAGAACCTTTACTCTCGCCATCGGACACAACGGAATGTGTTTCTAGTCATTTGTAACCAGACCGAGAGCCTATAGAATATCTCAAACATGCTGTTTATCACGTGGCTGCTGCCTTCACCTTGCACACCTGTACACTGTCTGTCCAAGGGCTCGTGCTTTGTCTGGATTGCAGTTAAGTATTTCCACACTGTTCCAGAAGATGTCAAGGTGCTCTGCAATGTCCAAGAAAGTGTTTATGCAGCAGGTGTTAGATCAAAAACTCATGTTTACATCCTGTCATCATAAAGAGAATCAGGGAAACTTCTTAATGCACAGTTAATCAACACTCCATCAACTGTAaagggaagggggggggggtctaCTTTGTTGTCATCTCTGCCATAGCTAAAACACAGTAtacaaaacatttgtctttaatgGGAGAAAACATACCGTACAGTGGAAATGGAAGCCTCACAGGCTAAGAACTTATTACCTAGTAGAAAAATATGGTTTACTGAGAAAATCCATTGTTTGATTTAGGGTGAAATAAGGAAATCCAATGTCAGAAACGAACACGCTTTGTCTTTCACAGGTCCAACTGCAGGACATCAGGTTCAACAGCTCAATACCAAAAGTCTAGTCTTACATTTGAACACTAGGTGGCGGACTGTAGCCACGTAGATGGACAAACCACAATTGACAGAATTCggttttgcatttaaaaaattacTCTTTCAATTctttttatgtatatatgattttaaaaatatttttcagcaACTTCCATGTATAACAGCCACATTTATGCTActtatgaaataataaaagctTATGAAACATTGTCTTTCTGATTATTCTCAAtttcagagaaaaagaaaaaagccttcTCTCTTCCTAATGTACACAAATGCCTGCAATAAAAGTTACAGCtctggaacaacaacaacagcactgaGCACACTAATCAAGGCAAAATGCCTTGTGTGAAAACTAgattacagaaaacacaagcatTACAGTAATTCATAAGTATTTTATTACACAAAGAAAATTGCTATCACAAAGTTATCACTGAACATTTAGCAATAAATATGAAGTCCATACACGACAGTATAATGGTAACTATGTTTGTTACGAAAccaaaaaaagggaaataaacgGAGAATGAGATCAAACAAGAgggtcacaaacacacacgcacacaaatagaaagaaaatgacATACATGTGACCGAACGATGATGAATATGCCCTCCATGATACATTTCCATATTAGGCTGGAACAACGTTTTAAAGTGTTGTTAGAAATTAAGTGTTTTCAGTTCATCTCCAAAGTTGCTGTGCTTTCCTGTCTTTTTCAGGAACACAAATGACTAACGGAGCACGAAGCAAAAGAATACCATCTTAAGCTTGCAgttctcctctgtgctgttcCGCATGTTATAATCAGACACAATTAAAAAGGCGAACATTTGGGGCTGATGAAGCTCCAAACAGGCCGGCAGTGAGTGAAGGTGTCCTTGTGTCCGGTTAGGACAGCCAATTTACACTCTCCCTTTCCTGTCTCCACTttcaccttcttcctctctACTCATCTCTCCTCTGCCCCCTCCCCTTTTGGTCTCCGGCAGAGTTTAGGACGGGCCTCCACTTCCCTGGGCATCTTGGCTGGTGGAGCCCTCTGCCTCAGGGGCTGGTGAGGCCCCAGGGTCTCCTGCGGAAAAACATGGCAAACAATACACAAAAAGATCAGAGATGCTGTATGTGATCAGGATCAAAAATGAATTGGCAATAAATCTGCTCTTAGGCtccacaaagagaaaaaaaaaagtccagagGAAGGAACTGCTACTTCCTGTGGCAGCACAGTGTCAGCATGATATGAGAAGATTTCTAAATCTGAAGTTTCCCACCACACATATCAGCATTAGAGCCGTTTCATTTATAGCGGTCAAACTGCTCATCATGTCGTGGGAAACTTGTGTTTGACTGGGAAGGAAGTTAGTAAGAACAACGATGCGACACACAATGGTTAGACTGGTGAACATCTGTGTCATTTTCAGACATGTTGACAGTAGATAAATCAAGAACTATGAGCCACTGCGCTGCTGCTAAAGCTCATTTAGCACTGACGCAACAACAATCAAACTGCAACGTGAGCCACGGCACTTATTTTGATGTTAAGGTGCGTTCAGGTGCAGGCATTCATTTCTTAGAGATAGACTGATAATTGCTACAATCCAAATGGTCAGAGCCTATGTCTAGGCTAGACTAGTCTGTGATGAATTATGGGTAAATTGACACATTCTGCAAACTGAGCAACTGTCAGCTCTGTTTACTCCAGATGAATCTGTCTTCAGGAAGAACTCAGTTACACTGACATCTCTAGTAACACTAAAATCTCTATGTAGTGTTGGAACTGTAGTCTTTAAGAACATTTTTTGAGAGATGGGTCATACGCTTCATTCAATCCCACATCTCAGGTCAATTATTTCTGATTTTCTAGTTTAAAATCTGTCCTACAATGGCCCTCAGAGTAGCTGCTCTGACTGGGATACTAGGCTGATGTATACAAGCAGTCATTTCTTACAGCCATTCTTCTTTCTTGCAGACAGCCATGTTGAttgtttacatttgattttgtgAGTTGCGGAACGCTTTGAACTTACAACAATAAATCTTGTCCGACCACCATGCAGTTTCAAAAATCAAGAGGCACCCACCAACAACAGCGACATGGTAGTGACTTACTCACCCTCCACAAAAGCATGAATAACTTTGCTTTACTGACCTGCGGCCTTCAGGTCCATCTCTGCAAGGTCTTTGGTGAGTTCACTGGTGCTGGCCGCTACTGTCCCCTCCCCTGAGATGTCGGGCACTGCGTTCCTGCGGCCTGTGCGATCACAGTTGATGAAGTCTGAGTACGACGTCTCCACATCCATCATCTGTCCATGACCAGCGCTCTCATTACACCTgcaagagggaggaggggatgTAAGACGGCTGCGGAGGTGTTGCGAgaaccaaataaaataaccctGCTGCCTGCCTTCAGTGGTCTGCAGGGCTCGTGGGAGGACTCGTCGCAGTGTGCTGGATATTTCTACTTCAGAAGAATTAACAGGACACAGGAATACCAGCTAGAAgctttaaaaaatgtcacacTTTGCTGAGCTATTGAAGAGGTAACAGAGGATGACCAATGCAGAGAGACAGTGACTGGGCAGAATAGGGAGCACCTACCACAACTAAAAGGCCTGACAGCTGAGagataattaattcattaataaaaagaagACTGAAGGTGTTAATAATTgctatttctatttctgcacAGCGATTAATGGCACTACAGACATCTGTGCTAATTGGTCGCCCTAATTacacagggaaaaacaaaaagctgctcCGAATCACTCAGGACTCTCGCTTGCATGGTCATAACACTCAGAGTCCATTTAACTGTCCTTCAGGTACTTACACAGCAAGGATTTCgaaaagaaaatacaagaacTGCTAGAAAAAGAACTGATCGATATGGAGCCAGAATTAGAGGCCCTGAAACCATTCAAAAGACAAGCATAGACGGGGCCAGAAAAAgccccagaaaaaaaaaagtggagttCCCATTATCCATCAATTCCTCTTgagtttcctgttttcagtccATATTTAAATAGGTCATGGATCCTGTCAACCACTAAGACACTATACATCTCTTAACTCCTCAGaggaacaagaacaaaaaattACTGCTCCAgtaaagaaaaggaggaagaaaagaaaagataagacAGTAGTAGTAGAAAGCAGGCAGCCCtttgaaagacagagagagactgtaGCAGACTGTCAATGTTGTCACAGCTGCTCTTCTCCTACAACGTCAGTCCCTGAAAATCCCCTCACAGGCCACCACAGATAGCAAAGACCTCACTGCTGTGCATGGGCAGTAATGGACTACAGATACGGGCTTACCCTCTAATAAAGCATGTAACAGACCAGCCAGACGGAACAGCTGAGCAGCTAAGCTATGAATCTTTTAAGAAACGTGGGGGAGTTCAGTCTCGAAGGGAAACAAGTGAAAGAACGAGAGGAATAAAAACGAGCTACGAGACAGCTACGACATGCTGACCTGAGGCCAATCTGTTCCCAAACACTTTCACTCACATTCTTTTAATAGCATTCAAACGATCCCACAATTGTTTTCCCTTCTCTTATGTAGCATATGCGCCAAAAAGGAAGCACCCAGGGTCAGTCCCTGGGAGGTCATCCTGAGCCACGCAGGCGACGCTGTTGGAGAATGTGAAAACTTGCAGACAAGCGTGATCTTTAAGCCCCTGTAGGTAAGAGCGGTACCCCAGAGAATGTCACTGAGCTCTGGGCTGCTGGCATTTTGCTGAGTGTTCCTACCACACACAAGAGGCACTGTGTATACCAGGCCGCATATGGTGGTGTGATAGACTCTCCTCTGATAGATTGTCATCTAGATAGAAGGTTGTGCAGTCATTAGTGAGCCAAATCACAGTGGGAAGCCAGAGTTTCACAGGTTCATAATTATGCCTTCTACCGTTCCCACCATCTTAAGCTCAGGCTTTTTACTAACCACCAATAAGAGCTGAACCATCTTAGGAAACTGGGATTTTACTGACCAGTCTTGCCACTGTGATGTATAAAATCATCTGCAAGCTTGGCCCATTAACATCATTAACATCGTCTATTAACAGCAGCACAGTTGGCCAGTGAGGTTATGGTGATACCAGTAAACTGCAGGCAGTGTTTTGATA
This region includes:
- the pkig gene encoding cAMP-dependent protein kinase inhibitor gamma, translated to MMDVETSYSDFINCDRTGRRNAVPDISGEGTVAASTSELTKDLAEMDLKAAGDPGASPAPEAEGSTSQDAQGSGGPS